One genomic segment of Paraburkholderia caffeinilytica includes these proteins:
- a CDS encoding DUF917 domain-containing protein — MAYELRKEDLEPLLLGAAFFGSGGGGTIESARHLAAHFVPGDYYPTDTIKVVSVEEATEGAAVMVAYLGAPEAINSAIYPLGPVTAVQNVQARLASQSTKLAYVMPPESGALGFTVAALVAAKLGLAVIDADGAGRAVPSLPMLTFAAAEIDPRPAFLVSQGGLCVELDVTPRDSNHGGPTHQRDVSAIVEQMMRPVVADPEFGQFGGLAMWVMTPADIGRATPIRGTLKRALDLGRAVQDGQIGSAQQMIGYLADRCGLAARAISEPGELVSAEVDTSGGFDVGKIRIQAGQHTYTVMYQNESLLAWDSTRPQPIVLSPDSVAYFVGGEGQSIFSNGDLVQDDGSLNPAVGKRPVTLIAWRAEAELRKPGLILDSFMQLLNSLGYLGPYVPLESLPSTTKENVS; from the coding sequence ATGGCCTATGAGTTACGCAAGGAAGACCTGGAACCGCTGCTGCTTGGCGCCGCGTTCTTTGGCAGCGGCGGCGGTGGCACGATCGAATCCGCGCGGCATCTGGCGGCGCATTTTGTCCCCGGCGACTACTATCCGACCGACACGATCAAGGTCGTGTCGGTCGAGGAAGCCACTGAAGGCGCGGCAGTCATGGTCGCCTATCTCGGCGCACCTGAAGCGATCAATTCGGCCATTTATCCTCTGGGGCCGGTGACGGCCGTGCAGAACGTGCAGGCCCGGCTCGCATCGCAATCAACGAAGCTCGCCTACGTGATGCCGCCGGAAAGCGGCGCGCTCGGCTTCACGGTGGCGGCACTCGTGGCGGCGAAGCTCGGCCTCGCGGTCATCGACGCCGACGGGGCCGGCCGCGCCGTCCCCTCGCTGCCGATGCTCACCTTCGCGGCCGCCGAGATCGATCCGCGCCCGGCGTTCCTCGTGAGCCAGGGCGGCCTGTGCGTCGAGCTCGACGTGACGCCGCGCGACAGCAACCACGGCGGTCCGACTCATCAACGCGACGTGTCGGCGATCGTCGAGCAGATGATGCGTCCGGTCGTCGCCGATCCCGAGTTCGGCCAGTTCGGCGGCCTCGCGATGTGGGTCATGACGCCCGCCGACATCGGCCGCGCGACACCCATCCGTGGCACGTTGAAGCGCGCGCTGGACCTTGGGCGCGCGGTGCAGGACGGACAGATCGGCAGCGCCCAGCAGATGATCGGCTATCTCGCCGACCGTTGCGGGCTCGCCGCGCGGGCCATCTCGGAGCCGGGCGAACTGGTTTCCGCCGAAGTCGATACGAGCGGCGGCTTCGACGTCGGCAAGATTCGCATTCAGGCCGGGCAGCACACCTACACGGTGATGTACCAGAACGAGTCGCTGCTCGCGTGGGACAGCACCCGTCCGCAGCCGATCGTGCTGTCGCCGGACAGCGTCGCGTATTTCGTCGGCGGCGAAGGCCAGTCGATCTTCAGCAACGGCGACCTCGTGCAGGACGACGGTTCGCTGAACCCGGCGGTCGGCAAGCGTCCTGTGACGCTGATCGCCTGGCGCGCCGAAGCCGAACTGCGCAAGCCGGGCCTGATTCTCGACAGCTTCATGCAGTTGCTGAACTCGCTCGGCTATCTCGGACCGTATGTGCCGCTCGAATCGCTCCCCTCCACCACCAAGGAAAACGTATCTTGA
- a CDS encoding aspartate/glutamate racemase family protein encodes MNSPLRICVLVPVATSQYNDRILKAVAPVVPPDVQVEIRNITQGHPDIENRTNWLQNGMPVVELAQAIANDGFDGIWLTDFDMCGVESAREVIDIPIIGGFPPSAFTALALSQRFSIVTILQSTLAMQRGHPQTYGIEDTFASIRAINCPVAQLDDVDVVVVRTFEAALKAIREDGAQSILLGCTGFVDVASRVSKLLSDELGAYVPVIDPNQAGFSFLVSLVRMKVRPSRLTYSKVSLQS; translated from the coding sequence TTGAATTCACCCCTGCGCATCTGCGTGCTCGTGCCCGTCGCCACGTCGCAATACAACGACCGCATCCTGAAAGCCGTTGCACCGGTTGTGCCGCCGGACGTGCAGGTCGAGATCCGCAACATCACGCAGGGGCATCCCGATATCGAGAACCGCACGAACTGGCTGCAGAACGGCATGCCGGTGGTCGAACTTGCGCAAGCCATCGCCAACGACGGTTTCGACGGCATCTGGCTGACCGACTTCGACATGTGCGGCGTCGAATCCGCGCGCGAGGTGATCGACATTCCGATCATCGGCGGCTTTCCCCCTTCGGCCTTTACGGCGCTCGCGCTCAGCCAGCGGTTCTCGATCGTCACGATCCTGCAAAGCACGCTCGCGATGCAGCGCGGCCATCCGCAGACCTATGGCATCGAGGACACGTTCGCTTCGATTCGCGCGATCAATTGCCCTGTCGCGCAGCTCGACGACGTCGACGTGGTGGTGGTTCGCACCTTCGAAGCCGCGCTGAAGGCGATCAGGGAAGACGGCGCGCAGTCCATTCTGCTTGGGTGCACCGGTTTCGTGGACGTTGCGAGCCGCGTCTCCAAGCTGCTCAGCGACGAACTGGGCGCCTATGTGCCGGTGATCGATCCGAATCAGGCCGGGTTCAGCTTCCTCGTGTCGCTGGTGCGCATGAAGGTGCGTCCCAGCCGGCTGACCTACAGCAAGGTCAGTCTCCAGTCGTAA
- a CDS encoding IclR family transcriptional regulator → MSGKGVEQENEAEAPDALFNQSLEKGIAVLRAFSAQRRSMSLPEVAEATSITKSSAQRMIYTLEKLGYVRKHPRTKRYQLTPRVMQIGFNYLAADTLIDVANPFLSELTNVTGETTSLTEPDGVEMLYVARFVCMKFVPIHMPIGSRIPMYCTASGRAYLSALPDDEARTLLEANERVAHTQYTVTDIGEIGALLAEARRRGYTSNREELFIGDMTIAAPVLDGERRPVASVHVVAPTSRWTLADAEQRLAPAVIDCARGISNSIRTLG, encoded by the coding sequence ATGAGCGGGAAAGGGGTGGAGCAAGAAAACGAGGCCGAAGCGCCGGACGCGCTGTTCAATCAATCGCTGGAAAAAGGCATCGCGGTGCTGCGCGCGTTCAGCGCGCAACGCCGGAGCATGAGCCTGCCGGAAGTGGCCGAGGCGACGTCGATCACGAAGAGTTCGGCGCAACGGATGATCTACACGCTGGAGAAGCTCGGCTACGTGCGCAAGCATCCGCGCACGAAGCGCTATCAGCTCACGCCGCGTGTCATGCAGATTGGCTTCAACTACCTCGCGGCCGATACGCTCATCGACGTGGCCAACCCGTTTCTCTCGGAACTCACGAACGTGACGGGCGAGACGACCAGCCTGACCGAACCGGACGGCGTCGAGATGCTGTACGTCGCGCGTTTTGTCTGCATGAAGTTCGTGCCGATTCACATGCCGATAGGCAGCCGTATTCCGATGTACTGCACCGCGTCGGGCCGCGCCTATCTGAGCGCGCTGCCGGACGATGAAGCGCGCACGCTGCTCGAAGCGAACGAGCGTGTCGCGCATACGCAGTACACGGTGACCGACATCGGCGAAATCGGGGCGCTGCTGGCGGAGGCGCGCCGCCGCGGCTATACGTCGAACCGCGAGGAACTGTTCATCGGCGACATGACGATTGCGGCGCCCGTGCTGGACGGCGAAAGAAGACCCGTCGCATCGGTGCACGTGGTCGCGCCGACCAGCCGCTGGACGTTAGCCGACGCGGAACAGCGCCTCGCACCCGCGGTGATCGATTGCGCGCGTGGTATCAGCAATTCGATCAGGACGTTGGGTTGA
- a CDS encoding substrate-binding periplasmic protein — protein sequence MIQLVKRIAGAAIAGLVIAATPAMAAAAPEYTVGATATGVPFTFLDVKSNSIQGLLVDAITATGKAAGFDVKVEQTTFSALIPSLTTKKIDVISAAMLKTPAREQVVDFSDTVYSYGEGLIVRADDKGKYTSMDDLKGEVVGAQVGTAFVDALNKKGIFKEVRTYDSVADIMRDVALGRIKAGFGDHPIIAYQLQKNPNPQLRLVDGYQPSVKGQLCFVVRKGDNATLEKLNAGIRKIKADGTLTEIIKKWQVE from the coding sequence ATGATCCAGTTAGTCAAGCGCATCGCCGGCGCCGCCATTGCCGGGTTGGTCATCGCAGCAACACCGGCCATGGCGGCCGCCGCGCCTGAGTACACGGTCGGCGCGACGGCCACCGGTGTGCCGTTCACCTTCCTCGACGTGAAGAGCAATTCGATCCAGGGTCTGCTGGTCGATGCCATCACCGCAACGGGCAAGGCCGCCGGTTTCGACGTGAAGGTCGAGCAAACCACCTTTTCCGCGCTGATCCCGTCGCTCACCACGAAGAAGATCGACGTGATCTCCGCCGCCATGCTGAAGACGCCGGCGCGCGAGCAGGTCGTCGATTTCTCCGACACGGTCTATTCCTATGGCGAAGGCCTGATCGTGCGCGCGGACGACAAAGGCAAGTACACGTCGATGGACGATCTCAAGGGCGAAGTGGTCGGCGCGCAAGTGGGGACCGCGTTCGTCGACGCGTTGAACAAGAAAGGCATCTTCAAGGAAGTGCGCACGTACGACTCGGTTGCCGACATCATGCGCGACGTCGCGCTCGGCCGGATCAAGGCCGGCTTCGGCGACCATCCGATCATCGCGTACCAGTTGCAGAAAAACCCGAACCCGCAATTGCGCCTCGTCGACGGTTATCAGCCGAGCGTGAAGGGTCAACTGTGCTTCGTGGTGCGCAAGGGCGATAACGCAACGCTGGAGAAGCTCAATGCCGGCATCCGCAAGATCAAGGCGGACGGCACGCTCACGGAGATCATCAAGAAATGGCAAGTGGAATGA
- a CDS encoding amino acid ABC transporter permease, which produces MFIQNALDFLPILLKGAVVTVEITFCAFVLSTLLGLVLALMRVSPNKVLSNAAATIVNVIRGLPIIVQLFYIYFVLPDLGVQLSAFQAGFIGLGVAYSAYQAENFRAGIQAIDHGQIEAAQSIGMRGALIMRRVILPQAFRIALPPYGNTLVMMLKDSSLASTITVAEMTRAGQLIASSTFQNMTVFTLVALLYLALSLPLVYGLRRIERRLGLKGKR; this is translated from the coding sequence ATGTTCATCCAGAATGCGCTCGACTTCCTGCCGATCCTGCTGAAAGGCGCGGTCGTCACCGTCGAGATCACCTTCTGCGCGTTCGTGCTCAGCACGCTCCTCGGCCTCGTGCTGGCGCTGATGCGCGTGTCGCCGAACAAGGTGCTCTCGAACGCGGCGGCCACGATCGTCAACGTGATTCGCGGCCTGCCGATCATCGTGCAGCTGTTCTACATCTACTTCGTGCTGCCCGATCTCGGCGTGCAGTTGAGCGCGTTCCAGGCGGGTTTCATCGGACTGGGCGTGGCCTACTCGGCGTATCAGGCGGAAAACTTTCGCGCCGGCATCCAGGCAATCGACCACGGCCAGATCGAAGCCGCGCAATCCATCGGCATGCGTGGCGCGCTGATCATGCGCCGCGTGATCCTGCCGCAGGCGTTTCGAATCGCGCTGCCGCCTTACGGCAACACGCTCGTGATGATGCTGAAGGACTCGTCGCTGGCCTCGACCATCACCGTCGCGGAAATGACGCGCGCCGGCCAGCTGATCGCGTCGTCGACGTTCCAGAACATGACGGTATTCACGCTCGTCGCGCTGCTCTATCTCGCGCTCAGCCTGCCGCTCGTCTACGGATTGCGGCGCATTGAGCGCCGTCTCGGCCTGAAGGGAAAGCGATGA
- a CDS encoding amino acid ABC transporter ATP-binding protein produces the protein MIEVQAIHKRFHDQEVLKGVSLNVEAGQVVCLIGPSGSGKSTLLRCINGLETYDAGTIAVEGVRVDARSKHIHALRTQVGMVFQRFNLFPHRTALENVCEGPLYVKKEAGEAAREKARHLLDKVGLAHRMNAYPAELSGGQQQRVAIARALAMEPKAILFDEPTSALDPELVGEVLGVMRQLANDGMTMIVVTHEMGFAREVADRVCFLYDGTICEEGAAADLLERPTHPRTRDFLRRMLTPTSNGIAQ, from the coding sequence ATGATCGAAGTTCAAGCCATTCACAAGCGCTTCCACGATCAGGAAGTGCTCAAAGGCGTCAGCCTCAACGTCGAAGCCGGTCAGGTGGTCTGTCTGATTGGGCCGTCGGGCTCGGGCAAGTCGACGCTCCTGCGCTGCATCAACGGTCTCGAAACCTACGACGCCGGCACGATCGCCGTCGAAGGCGTGCGCGTCGACGCCAGGTCGAAGCACATCCACGCGTTGCGCACGCAGGTCGGCATGGTGTTTCAGCGCTTCAATCTGTTCCCGCATCGCACGGCGCTCGAGAACGTCTGCGAAGGACCGCTCTACGTGAAAAAGGAAGCCGGTGAGGCGGCGCGCGAGAAAGCGCGGCATCTGCTCGACAAGGTTGGCCTCGCGCACCGGATGAACGCGTATCCGGCGGAGCTGTCGGGCGGGCAGCAGCAGCGCGTCGCCATCGCGCGTGCATTAGCGATGGAGCCGAAAGCGATTCTGTTCGACGAACCCACTTCCGCACTCGACCCGGAACTCGTCGGCGAAGTGCTCGGCGTGATGCGGCAACTCGCGAACGACGGCATGACGATGATCGTCGTCACGCATGAGATGGGCTTCGCGCGCGAAGTGGCCGATCGCGTGTGCTTTCTGTACGACGGCACCATTTGCGAGGAAGGCGCGGCAGCCGATCTGCTCGAGCGGCCGACTCATCCGCGCACGCGCGATTTCCTGCGCCGCATGCTCACGCCCACGTCGAACGGAATCGCGCAATGA
- a CDS encoding NAD(P)/FAD-dependent oxidoreductase has translation MKSAETGQPLPPSLWAATAEAAMRTPPLDASKRVQVAIVGAGYTGLSTALHLSELGLDVCVIDANEPGWGASGRNGGQVIPGLKYDPDELVRRFGPEDGDALVRMAGGAADTVFDLIERHGIACDAIRAGWIQPTHSTRLLDTLHARARQWESRGARVELLDRAQITQRLGTEAFVGGWVDRRAGSVQPLSYARGLARAALARGVAIHGATRASRLEQRADGWRIHTARGLTIDARQVLLATNGYSDSLWPGIAQSVIAANSFIVATKPLAASVSASILPGREVASDSRRLLLYFRRDSEGRLLIGGRGPFREPRGAADWAHLERAARLLYPQLADVEYEYRWAGRIAITRDFLPHVHLPVPGLTIALGYNGRGIAMATTLGKHLAAHLAGATRGLPLPPTSIRRIPLHALQRFYISAGVAWYRLLDAMS, from the coding sequence ATGAAGTCAGCAGAAACCGGCCAGCCGTTGCCGCCGTCGCTCTGGGCTGCCACCGCCGAGGCCGCGATGCGGACGCCGCCGCTCGACGCATCGAAGCGTGTCCAGGTAGCTATCGTGGGCGCGGGTTACACGGGTTTATCCACTGCGCTGCATTTGAGCGAACTCGGCCTCGACGTCTGCGTGATCGATGCGAACGAGCCAGGCTGGGGAGCGTCGGGACGCAATGGCGGACAGGTGATCCCGGGACTCAAGTACGACCCTGACGAACTCGTGCGCCGCTTCGGCCCGGAGGACGGCGACGCGCTCGTCCGGATGGCGGGCGGCGCGGCCGATACGGTGTTCGATCTGATCGAGCGCCACGGCATCGCTTGCGACGCGATACGGGCCGGCTGGATTCAACCCACCCATTCGACCCGGCTGCTCGATACGCTGCATGCGCGTGCGCGCCAGTGGGAATCGCGTGGCGCGCGCGTCGAGTTGCTCGATCGCGCGCAGATTACGCAGCGCCTTGGCACGGAGGCGTTTGTAGGGGGATGGGTGGACCGGCGCGCGGGCAGCGTGCAACCGCTCAGCTACGCGCGGGGACTTGCACGCGCTGCCCTCGCGCGTGGCGTGGCGATTCACGGCGCGACGCGCGCGAGCCGTCTCGAACAACGCGCCGATGGGTGGCGCATTCACACCGCTCGCGGACTGACCATCGACGCGCGTCAGGTCCTGCTTGCCACCAATGGATACAGCGATTCGCTGTGGCCGGGGATCGCGCAGTCTGTGATCGCAGCAAACAGCTTCATCGTGGCAACGAAGCCGCTGGCCGCAAGCGTCAGCGCAAGCATCCTGCCCGGGCGCGAAGTGGCGTCGGATTCGCGGCGCTTGCTGCTGTACTTCCGGCGCGACAGCGAAGGCCGCCTGTTGATCGGCGGCCGCGGACCTTTTCGCGAACCACGCGGCGCGGCGGACTGGGCGCACCTCGAACGTGCCGCCAGATTGCTGTATCCGCAACTGGCGGACGTCGAGTACGAGTATCGCTGGGCCGGGCGCATCGCCATCACGCGGGATTTCCTGCCGCACGTTCATCTTCCCGTACCGGGACTGACGATCGCGTTAGGCTACAACGGCCGCGGGATCGCGATGGCCACGACGCTCGGCAAACACCTCGCTGCGCATCTGGCCGGTGCAACGCGTGGACTGCCGTTGCCGCCGACATCGATCCGGCGGATTCCGCTGCATGCGCTTCAGCGTTTTTACATCAGCGCCGGGGTTGCGTGGTACAGATTGCTCGACGCGATGAGTTGA
- a CDS encoding NADPH-dependent F420 reductase: MKIGILGAGFLGRAMATLAQRHGHEVMISNSRDPRTLISTAAVLGCALGTALEAAKFGDMAVVTVPFSSIDALPVAALDGRVVIDTCNYYPDRDGRIEALDSRSTTTSQMLAAALPGAKVVKAFNAILAKDLETDGKPADAPSRRALPFAGDDERARHVVRGLIDQFGFDPVDAGALADSWRFERAKPVYCIALDRAGIVEGLAAAQRDVELPHGSWRH; encoded by the coding sequence ATGAAGATAGGCATTCTCGGCGCCGGTTTTCTCGGCCGCGCGATGGCGACGCTCGCGCAGCGCCATGGTCACGAAGTGATGATCAGCAATTCCCGCGATCCGCGGACCTTGATCAGTACGGCCGCGGTGCTCGGCTGTGCGCTCGGCACGGCTCTAGAGGCGGCGAAGTTCGGCGATATGGCGGTGGTGACCGTGCCGTTCAGCAGCATTGACGCGTTGCCGGTTGCGGCGCTCGACGGCAGGGTCGTGATCGACACGTGCAATTACTACCCCGACCGCGATGGCCGGATCGAGGCGCTCGACAGTCGCTCGACAACCACCAGCCAGATGCTGGCCGCCGCGTTGCCCGGCGCGAAGGTGGTCAAGGCCTTCAATGCGATTCTGGCGAAAGACCTCGAAACGGACGGCAAGCCTGCCGATGCGCCGAGCCGCCGCGCATTGCCGTTCGCCGGAGACGACGAGCGGGCCAGACACGTCGTGCGCGGGCTTATCGATCAGTTCGGCTTCGATCCAGTCGATGCCGGTGCGCTCGCCGACAGTTGGCGCTTCGAGCGTGCGAAGCCGGTCTACTGCATTGCGCTGGATCGCGCGGGCATCGTCGAGGGATTGGCGGCGGCGCAGCGGGACGTGGAGTTGCCGCATGGGTCGTGGCGGCATTGA
- a CDS encoding LysR family transcriptional regulator, producing MDRLTSMAVFVKTADSGSFAAAALAFGISSQMAGKHISTLEERVGARLLNRTTRRQSLTEIGQIFYERCKALLADAEAAESVAQELSAAPRGRLRITAPVTFGTCCLAPMITRYLKAHPEVRVELALTDRFVDLIDEGYEAAIRLGPLSDSSLIARSLMPYRLVACASPGYLAEHGEPRTPQALTAHECLSFVYTSLPVATEWRFADAQGEHVVPISGRFEANDVKALLAAALNGGGVILAPEVAVKDELAAGRLVRLLNGYEAPARPMHLVFPASRATPKLRAFIDQVAAEFGPHAV from the coding sequence ATGGACCGTTTGACCAGCATGGCTGTGTTCGTGAAAACAGCCGACAGCGGCTCGTTCGCCGCGGCGGCGCTCGCCTTCGGCATCTCCTCGCAGATGGCCGGCAAGCACATCAGCACGCTGGAAGAACGCGTCGGCGCGCGGTTGCTCAACCGGACCACACGCCGCCAGAGCCTGACGGAAATCGGCCAGATCTTCTACGAACGCTGCAAGGCGCTGCTGGCCGATGCCGAAGCGGCCGAATCGGTCGCGCAGGAATTGTCGGCCGCGCCGCGCGGGCGTTTGCGCATCACCGCACCGGTGACGTTCGGCACCTGCTGTCTCGCGCCGATGATCACGCGCTATCTGAAGGCCCATCCTGAGGTGCGGGTCGAGTTGGCGCTGACCGACCGCTTCGTCGATCTGATCGATGAAGGGTATGAGGCCGCGATCCGTCTGGGCCCGCTGTCGGATTCGTCGTTGATCGCACGGTCGTTGATGCCGTACCGGCTGGTCGCCTGCGCGTCGCCCGGCTACCTGGCCGAACATGGCGAGCCGCGCACGCCGCAAGCGCTGACGGCGCACGAATGTCTGAGCTTCGTCTACACGAGCTTGCCGGTTGCGACCGAATGGCGTTTCGCCGATGCCCAAGGCGAACATGTGGTGCCGATCTCAGGCCGCTTTGAGGCCAACGACGTGAAAGCGCTGCTGGCCGCGGCCCTCAATGGCGGCGGCGTGATCCTCGCGCCTGAAGTGGCGGTGAAGGACGAGCTCGCCGCGGGCCGGCTGGTGCGCCTGCTGAACGGCTACGAAGCGCCCGCGCGCCCCATGCATCTGGTGTTTCCGGCAAGCCGCGCGACCCCGAAACTGCGCGCGTTCATCGACCAGGTGGCGGCCGAATTCGGGCCGCACGCCGTGTGA
- a CDS encoding DUF2760 domain-containing protein codes for MTDSNPSFLGRISLAVSTFFSILGDGEFAAGVLRLRKGDAAAAASAAPVVAPTPAPAAAPAPAPQPAPTLKEASPDAALQLLGLLQRDARFIDFVEEDIKGYSDADIGAAARLVHDGCRATLREHFTIRPVRDEAEGSRVTLAEGFDATSIRLTGNVVGKAPFNGSISHRGWRVDEVRLPKLTGSHDAKVIAPAEVEL; via the coding sequence ATGACCGACTCGAACCCGTCTTTCCTCGGCAGGATTTCCCTTGCCGTCAGTACCTTTTTCAGCATCCTCGGCGATGGCGAATTCGCCGCCGGGGTGCTGCGCCTGCGCAAGGGTGACGCCGCCGCTGCCGCGAGCGCCGCACCTGTTGTCGCCCCTACGCCCGCGCCGGCCGCTGCGCCGGCTCCCGCCCCGCAACCGGCGCCCACGCTGAAGGAAGCGAGCCCGGACGCCGCGCTCCAGTTGCTCGGCCTGTTGCAACGCGACGCGCGCTTCATCGATTTCGTCGAAGAAGACATCAAGGGCTATAGCGACGCCGACATCGGCGCCGCCGCCCGCCTCGTGCACGACGGCTGCCGCGCAACCCTGCGCGAGCATTTCACGATCCGTCCAGTGCGCGACGAAGCCGAAGGCAGCCGCGTCACGCTGGCCGAAGGTTTCGACGCCACCTCGATTCGCCTGACCGGCAATGTGGTCGGCAAGGCGCCGTTCAACGGCAGCATCAGCCACCGCGGCTGGCGTGTCGACGAGGTGCGTCTGCCGAAGCTGACCGGCAGCCATGACGCCAAGGTGATCGCACCGGCCGAGGTGGAGCTATGA
- a CDS encoding Hsp70 family protein, which translates to MSDARFSIGIDLGTTHCALSYVDTTASDGEKTAQGVLPVAQLTGPGAIDNLDLLPSFLYLPHPDELASGDLYLPWTGQREFAVGEFARSRGAATPIRLVSSAKSWLCHPGVDRRAAILPNDAPPEVARVSPLESSVRYLTHLREAWDHAHPDAPFSQQDITVTIPASFDPAARELTAEAAEAAGYGRMTLLEEPQAALYSWIQKSGGQWRKQVKVGDIILVVDVGGGTTDLSLIAVIEREGNLELHRVAVGEHILLGGDNMDLALAHGVARKLAALGTQADAWQLRALTYACRSAKETLLSDPSTDTVPLVVPSRGSKLIGGSIRTELTRAELTQTILEGFFPQVESAARPVSRARAGLTQLGLPYAQDAGITRHLAAFLGRQVGALAELERLRDIATMEGATFLHPTAVLFNGGVFKSPLLVERIMGTLNGWLGTEGAPHARLLEGADLDLAVARGAAYYGYVRRGQGVRIRGGTARAYYIAIESAMPAVPGLEPPVQALCVAPFGMEEGTQAELPAQEFGLVVGEPVHFRFFGSSVRRQDQVGTLLDFWGPEELQELEEIQATLPSAGRTAGEVVPVKLHARVTEAGTLELEAVPRGTDERWKVEFDVRGGANA; encoded by the coding sequence ATGAGCGACGCGCGCTTCTCAATCGGTATCGATCTGGGCACGACGCACTGCGCGCTGTCCTACGTGGACACCACGGCCAGCGACGGCGAAAAGACCGCCCAAGGCGTGCTGCCGGTCGCGCAACTCACCGGCCCCGGCGCGATCGACAACCTCGATCTGCTGCCCTCGTTTCTCTACCTGCCGCATCCGGACGAACTCGCCTCGGGCGACCTGTACCTGCCCTGGACCGGCCAGCGCGAATTCGCGGTCGGCGAGTTCGCCCGCAGCCGTGGCGCGGCCACGCCGATCCGGCTCGTGTCGAGCGCCAAGAGCTGGCTGTGCCATCCGGGCGTCGACCGCCGCGCGGCGATTCTGCCGAACGACGCGCCGCCTGAAGTCGCCCGCGTCTCGCCGCTCGAAAGCTCGGTGCGCTATCTGACTCACTTGCGCGAAGCGTGGGACCACGCGCATCCGGACGCCCCGTTCAGCCAGCAGGACATCACGGTGACGATCCCGGCGTCGTTCGATCCGGCCGCACGCGAGTTGACCGCCGAAGCCGCAGAAGCCGCCGGCTACGGCCGCATGACCTTGCTCGAAGAGCCGCAAGCCGCGCTGTATAGCTGGATTCAGAAGAGCGGCGGCCAGTGGCGCAAGCAGGTCAAGGTCGGCGACATCATTCTCGTGGTCGACGTGGGCGGCGGCACCACCGACCTCTCGCTGATCGCCGTGATCGAGCGCGAAGGCAATCTCGAACTGCATCGCGTCGCGGTCGGCGAACACATTCTGCTGGGCGGCGACAACATGGACCTCGCACTGGCCCATGGGGTCGCGCGCAAACTTGCGGCGCTGGGAACCCAGGCCGACGCGTGGCAACTGCGCGCCCTCACCTATGCCTGCCGTTCGGCAAAGGAAACGCTGCTCAGCGACCCGTCGACCGATACCGTGCCGCTCGTCGTGCCGAGCCGCGGCTCGAAGCTGATCGGCGGCTCGATCCGCACCGAACTCACGCGCGCGGAGCTGACCCAGACGATCCTCGAAGGCTTTTTCCCGCAGGTGGAAAGCGCGGCGCGTCCGGTGAGCCGCGCGCGTGCCGGTCTGACGCAACTCGGCCTGCCGTACGCGCAGGACGCAGGCATCACACGGCATCTGGCGGCTTTCCTTGGCCGGCAGGTGGGCGCGCTGGCCGAACTCGAACGCTTGCGCGATATCGCCACGATGGAAGGCGCGACTTTCTTGCACCCCACCGCCGTGCTCTTCAACGGCGGCGTGTTCAAGTCGCCGCTGCTGGTCGAACGGATCATGGGCACGCTCAATGGCTGGCTCGGCACCGAAGGCGCGCCGCACGCCCGCCTGCTCGAAGGCGCGGATCTCGATCTCGCCGTCGCGCGCGGCGCGGCCTATTACGGCTATGTGCGGCGCGGCCAGGGCGTGCGCATTCGCGGCGGCACCGCGCGTGCGTACTACATCGCGATCGAATCGGCGATGCCCGCCGTTCCGGGTCTCGAGCCGCCGGTGCAGGCGCTGTGCGTCGCCCCGTTCGGCATGGAGGAAGGCACCCAGGCCGAACTGCCGGCGCAGGAGTTCGGGCTGGTGGTCGGCGAGCCGGTGCACTTCCGCTTCTTTGGATCGTCGGTGCGTCGTCAGGATCAGGTCGGCACGCTGCTCGACTTCTGGGGTCCCGAGGAATTGCAGGAACTGGAGGAAATCCAGGCGACGCTGCCGTCCGCCGGCCGTACCGCCGGCGAAGTCGTGCCGGTGAAACTGCATGCGCGCGTGACGGAAGCCGGCACGCTCGAACTCGAAGCCGTGCCGCGCGGCACCGACGAGCGCTGGAAGGTCGAGTTCGACGTGCGCGGCGGCGCCAATGCATGA